The DNA window CTGCTGCAGCTGGCTTGTCAGCCAAGGACAAAACAAAGCtagaggatttggatggcGGCGCTCGACGAAAGGCACTTGCGTTACTATGGGCATACTTGGGCCGAACTGAACTGGAAGACTCTGAACTCAATAAGGCAAAATACGAAGTTGCTCCTATCGCTCATGACCTCAACAATGCATTCACAGCTATCACGCTCGCTTTCGGAACTACTGGCCCTATTCTTGCATCATACTCGACTGCTCAAAACATCGTTCAAGCTTTACCACCAAATGCCTCTCCCCTTCTTCAATTGCCATATATTACTCCAGCTATCGCAAAGGCAATTGAAGGCGACTCTAAAACTCATTTGACCCTTCAACAGTATATGGCACTACCAAACGCATACCGAAAGAAGTTGAGTGTTGGAAATGGGCTTCTCACAGAAGCCCAATACAAAACCGCTATGTCTACTGCAAAGCAACTTCCTCATTTACAGGTTGAGAAGGCATTCTTCAAGGTTACAGGCGAAAAGTTTATCACCCCTAGCTCATTAGTATCCTTTGTTGTCAAAGGACGATTTATCCCTCCTGGAAGCGAGAACGTCCCTAAGGTTAACGAACTCGATTTGGAAGATATTGACCCAGACGAGGATGATCTCGATGCCATCCTTGGTCGCGCGAAGAAGTCTGCCAAGGGCGAAAAGGCTGAAAATAAGCAGGTCTTCCCACCTCTTGCATTCGCCCCCTACTTTACACGTGACCATTCGCCTAAATGGCATGTTTTCCTCACTGATAGCAAGCAAGGCAAAATTGCTGTACCACCTTTCACATTTTTCGCCTTTGACAAACCCATATTTGATGAAAGTGGAAAACCTACCTTCAATATGCAAACGCTCAAGGCACAGTTCCAGGCCCCTCCACAACCCGGAAGTTACACTTTTGTTATGCATCTCATCTGTGACTCATATGTTGGATTTGATACCAAACTTGAAGCTACACTTGTCGTGGAAGACGCTAGTAAGGCGATGGAAATCGATGCAGAGGATGATATTAGTGAGCCGGATGAAGGTATGTTAAATCCAGAATGATCATTTCTAACTAAACTTGTACTAACAAAATTCATAATAGATTCCCTGGCAGGACAGATGCAAGCCATGAAAACCGGTGTCCCGCCacccaaaaagaagaagcaaatcACTCAAGACTCGAGTGATGAGGATAGCAAcactgaagaagaagttgatgAACAGAGTGAAACGGATACAGACACGGATACTGATGGGGAATAATGAGTCATGCTCGTCTACTTCTAAATCTATATCATGAATTCGTTCTGAAGCggattttcaattcttacTTTTTTACGCCTAACTTATTGAATCTCTTGGGTGTTTgggatttttctttattgGGGGAAACTTTATCGTGTGTATTTGTACAAAATAGGCGTGATGAGCATTTTGGGTTGGCGTTGTATGTTGTACACATGGCTTGTTGTGTGCGGCTGTCGCTTTGCTTGGGGTAGAGCAGAACAGAGCAGAACGGAAATgcaatgaattgaaaatctctattatgaaagaatgaatacGTTTAATCTTCTTACGTTTATTCCAATCACATCATCCACAAGCTTAGCATACATGTAAATGCGTCGACTGTTTTTATGGTGCAAATGATGTAAAGCATCTGGTGAAAGTGACACATTTGACATTTGACTACATAAATAATTCGGCGcccaattcaatcttttcattgctttctGACATTAGGACCAGATCCACATTCAAATAGGGAttcaaaactccaaactcctGCGCGCCGATCCAGAACTCCCATCTTGGcgctccttttcttcctcccatataaagacgaaaagaaagagatttcaATGAGATACAACCATCACAACTCTACCAATCCATCTCTCGCCGTCCCAGTCCCAGTCCCAGCTCACAATTTCCCTAACAAATCCTCACACCACAAATATCCACTCCCCTTCCTTCAATCTTTGCCTTCCTCCCAAAATATTCTCTTACGATTCCCTCTACAAACATATAATCGCCTGCGCTCCATACATCGAGACCCATGCGTTCCATATCTTCACTGCTAATGTATACACAGCTCATTCcatccccttcttcttctaaagAGGAATCGTCTATTGCGTGAGCTCCTCCACCGCCACCACCAGAATTGTTACGACTTCCTCTGTTGATtaatggagaagaagaactaTGTGAGTGTATTTGgtcatcttctctttcatcatCCGAGTCACTCGCATCAATGATATCACTCAAGCACGTAAGGATCTGCGTAGTCAAACGATGGAAATAGGCAATAATTCCCATCTCTGTTTCCGCCGTCATCATCCCACTAGCATTGAAACCTAACGGGGTAGGGAACGGATTTGGTGTATGAGGAGAGGACAGAAGTGCTGAATCAGCTTCCCATTCTTCTTGGGAATGCAGGCGTTGTTCGCCCGCTGAAGCCCACCATATGAATCCGGAATATGCGAGCGCAGCCCAGGATATGGGCTCGATGATA is part of the Botrytis cinerea B05.10 chromosome 10, complete sequence genome and encodes:
- the Bcsec63 gene encoding Bcsec63 — translated: MSGTDYSYDEQGQFFPIFVGTLVGIVSTALTWDVLRPRSDPGATAPRIKTDYKPEHAELIDSQRRAQRRKQRKIKRMIAMVVGWAVVALMAYQFQVTARTVAKIWNPYDILDIKESATEKEIKSHYKRLSLKFHPDKIRPDPAKNQTIESLNDYFVELTKAYKALTDEEIRNNYIQFGHPDGKQSFSIGIALPTWIVSEGNGKYVVLVYALLLGVLLPYLVGTWWYGTQRMSKEKVLIESANNLFQEYQESITEGGIVGALSSGVEYKKILKGHKADSGLGKLESRVLAEGDGITAAAGLSAKDKTKLEDLDGGARRKALALLWAYLGRTELEDSELNKAKYEVAPIAHDLNNAFTAITLAFGTTGPILASYSTAQNIVQALPPNASPLLQLPYITPAIAKAIEGDSKTHLTLQQYMALPNAYRKKLSVGNGLLTEAQYKTAMSTAKQLPHLQVEKAFFKVTGEKFITPSSLVSFVVKGRFIPPGSENVPKVNELDLEDIDPDEDDLDAILGRAKKSAKGEKAENKQVFPPLAFAPYFTRDHSPKWHVFLTDSKQGKIAVPPFTFFAFDKPIFDESGKPTFNMQTLKAQFQAPPQPGSYTFVMHLICDSYVGFDTKLEATLVVEDASKAMEIDAEDDISEPDEDSLAGQMQAMKTGVPPPKKKKQITQDSSDEDSNTEEEVDEQSETDTDTDTDGE